AATTTGATTAGATAGATGCTCTAACAACAATCAATGCTCATCTACAACTCCCCTTCCCCTTCGCTGGAACGTAGCGTAAAGATGAACTTACTCCCCTTACCTGGCTCAGACTCTACCTCTATACTACCCCCGTTTCGGTTGACCAGCTTTTTGACAGTGGCTAGCCCTATGCCGGTACCTTCATTACCATAGCGATCTTTGGTATGCTTAGTCCTGAAAGGTTTAAAAATTTGCGGAATGAATTTTTCTTCTATCCCCCGGCCATTATCCGATACGGTAAACTCCCAGTAAGCTCCTCCTTTAGGACGACAACTAATATCTATCTCTACCTTGTCTTTGTCGTTGTATTTGACAGCATTGGTTAGCAGGTTTTGAAATATCTGCTCAAGGGAAGCTTTATTGATCAGCAGGCTGGGCAAATACTCCTGCACACGAATATTTATATCCTCTTCCGTAGAAATGTTATCTACAATCTGGGGTATTTCAATATTTAAATCCAGCAAATTTTTTCCACCTTTGTCGCGGCCTAGTAATGAGTAATGAAGAATACCATCAATCAGGTTTTTAAGGTGCGTCAGACGACTCTCCATCATACCTAGCATTTGCCCGCCTCTTTCATCAAAATGACTTAAGTAATTAATCTTAAAAAGCTCAACTATAGAGAGCAAAGTATTCAGCGGAGATTTAAGGTCGTGCGATACGATATACGCATACTCATTCAGATCTTTGTTGATCTCTTCCAGCTGGCGGATTTTCTTTCTAAGTTCCATCTGAGCCATTACCTGATTAGCCAAAGCTTTAAGAGCTTTGAGTTGATTTTCGTTAAGGGCATTCGGTTTGCGGTCTATAACGCAAAGGGTGCCCAGAGCTTCGCCATTAGGTGCTAATAGAGGTGCTCCCGCATAAAAACGAATATGAGGGTCGTGTGTAACCAATGGATTATTTCTGAAACGAGGGTCGTTTAATGGGTCAGATACTACCATTACTTCATGAGCCTGCTCAATAGCATAAGCACAAAAGGCATGTTCGCGGGGAGTTTCAGTCGTAGCCAGGCCATGATGTGATTTAAACCACTGCCTTTTATCATCTACCAGCGTAATTAAAGAAATAGGTGTACCACAAATCTGTGAGGCAATCTCAGCAATATCATCAAAATCACGCTCCTCCAGAGTATCCATGATCTGGTAATCCTGAAGCGTACTTAACCTATGCGACTCTTTATTTGTAGGGTTTATCATGCTTTGCGGAAGACTTACGCGATACGCGCTAAATCAATTGATTAAAAGAGGACTATTTGTATTAAAAAATAACTTCCAAACCGACCAAACTTATTACTTTTTTGTGAGAAAACAAGCAAAATAGCTAAGTGAATTAGCCCGATCATTTAAGTCATAACCACTAAGTTTTATTTACCGGTATATTTCAAAAAAGCATTATACTCGTAAGACACTTTTCACTGACGCTTAGTTTCTCTCACCGTCGTAAAAGCGTAGCAAAGCAGGCATTGTTCATAGAAATTTCAAAAAATTGATATCTTTTCTGTCATTCTTATACTGAAAAGGATCACTTGTCATAAAAGATATATTGCATGCATTCTGCTTCATTTCTATGTGCGTAATCGGACACTGCTTGTTCACTTGTGTACAAGGTGGGGTGTAAATCAGAAAATTATTTTTTCAATAAGTCTGTACTTATACAAATTCTTGAATTACTTTTTATTCATTCATAAAATATTGACTTTCAGAATATTAACTCACAAAACATTGATTACATACTGAGAAGTATTAGCTATAGTCTTTGCTACATTTTTGCGTAATGGTATCAATCTTGACTTAGGGGCAGGTGTCGGTCAGGCAGTTAGTTTGTCCGGCATTACCAGATAAACTTATAGAACATTAACCCAAACCATAGATACCAGATGCTTACCTTTATTTTTTCTTCCTTAAGCCGATGTATTTACCCCTTCATGGCACTTATGCTCTGCATCAATGTTAGCCAGGCTCAGTACGATCTATCCGGAAAGTTAGTAGACCAGAATCAGGAAGCGGTACCCTTTGCCAATGTACTCCTACTTCAGGCTCAGGACTCATCATTAGTAAAAGGATCCATTACAGATTCTTTAGGACGTTATAGCATAGAGCGAATTGAAGAGGGCAATTACCTTATCTCCGCTCAGATGGTAGGCTATAATAGTTACTTTTCTCAGCCCACATATATTAACAAAAATACGGTTTTAGCACAAATTAGTATGGAGGAGTCCACTACCGAGCTAAGCGAAGTAGTTGTTTCTGCCGCCAAACCTTTGCTGGAAATGACACCCAATGCCCTGGTTGTGAATGTAGATGCCAGCCCTATACTCAAAAATGGCAATGCTCTGGAAGTATTAAAAAAATCACCCGGGGTGGTTGTAGATCAGGATGGAAACATCAGCGTAAAGGGCAAAAGTAATGTTTTAGTATATATGGATGGCAAGCCTACCTACCTATCTAGCAGTGATTTGGCCCAATTACTGGAAGGAACCTCTGCTGAAAATATTGAGAAGGTAGAGATTATGGATAACCCACCAGCACGTTATGATGCTTCTGGCAATGCAGGTATTATTAATATCGTCAGAAAAAAAGCAGCAGACCTCGGTCTAAACGGAAATCTGAGCCTGGGTGTAGGACATGGTGAGTACCCTAAACTTAACCCTGGTATTAACCTGAACTACCGTACCGAAAAGATGAACCTCTACGGTAACTACAATCACTATTATTCCAAGCGTTTTCAGAACAATGATATTTACAGAAATGTACCTGTACTGAATGCTGATAATGATACGTTGATTACTTCTTTTGATCAGTCTTCTCGCATGATTAACTGGGTAAGTAACAACAATTTAAGAGCAGGCGCCGACTGGTATCTAACGCCTAAAAGCACAGTAGGCGTACTGTTTAGTGGTAGTATAGGCGAATGGAATGGAGACGCTAAATCGCTTACTGTGATAAGCGGATACAACCAAAATAACTTTGACGGGCTTAATGCCGAAAACCGCTCGGGTAATAACTGGGAAAACCTGACCTATAACCTGAATTTTAAGCATGAGTTTAATAACAAAGGCCAGCTTAGTCTGGATGCGGACTATGCAGTATGGGACAACTCCAGTTTTCAGCGAAATGATAACTTCTATTATAGAAATGAGGGAAACACAACCGAAAATCCTCTTTTAGTTCGCACTCATATGGATACAGAGATTGAGATTATGGCTGTAAAAACAGACTATTCTGCTAAAGTATTAGGAGACTGGGGGCTAGAAGCAGGACTAAAAAGCAGCAAAGTAAGTACAGATAATACCCTGGACTTTAACCATTTGGTTGATGAGCAACTAGTGAACGATACGAGTAGAAGCAATCAGTTCCAGTACGATGAAACCATACACGCTGCCTACCTTAACCTGAGTAAAAAGTTTAACGATAGCTGGCAAATGCAGGCTGGCTTACGAGGAGAGTACACCTCTTCATTAGGCTATTCTGTTACATTGGATAGTACAGCAGAGAGAGAGTACTTTAACCTCTTCCCTAGTGCGAGTGTTTCTTATAAAATGTCTGACAGCCATAACTTCTCTGCATCTTACAGCCGAAGAATTGACAGACCTAATTATGGTAACCTCAACCCATTTGAGTTCTTTCTGGATCGCTTTACTTTTGAAAGAGGAAACCCATTCCTGAACCCTCAGTATACCAATGCCTACGCTTTTAACTATGCTTATAAAAGCGCGGTATTTTTAACGCTAAACTACAACCAGACTATTGATGCAATTACTGAAGTACTGGAACAGGATGAGGCTAGCCAGACTACTTATCAGACCAATGTAAACCTGGACAAGCGAGTAAATTACAGTGCCAATATTGCAGCTCCCCTACCCGTATCGCAGTGGTGGATGCTAAATTTAAACCTGACAGGTTTTTACAATATTGTTGAATCGCCTTTTTCTGAAGGAGAGCAGATTGATAAAAGTCAACTTAGCTATATGGCCAGAGCACAGAACACCTTTTCTTTGCCAGGCGATGTAAAGCTGGAAGTGATGGGTATGTATCTATCTCCTCAGCTTTGGGGTGTATTTGAAATTGGTGAACAATATCAGGTAGATGCTGGTATTTCTAAAACTTTTGGAAAACTAAAAGTACAGGCTAGTCTGGATGATGTATTTAATATGAGAAAAAACAAAGTAAATATAGTTCAGGGCGATATTGATACCCGTGTACAAAACAAATGGGAGTCAAGAATATTTATGCTGAACTTATCTTACCGCTTCGGAAATGATAAAGTAAAGCAGGCACGTAAGCGTGGCACTGCCTCTGACGACTTACAGCAAAGAGCAAACTAAAATTACACTACCCCTACTCATAAGGCTGTCCCAATTATGGAGCAGCCTTTTTTTATGTTCAGAAGTCTTCTTTATGCTATTTAAAGAAAGCCACGTTAAAAAGATGACCATGCCTGCTTGAGTTTTTCGCTGGTGATTGGCTTTTCTATTGAGTCTTTAACTATAAATTGAAGGGAAGGATCGTTCAACGAATCGTAAAGTATTACTATCATCAGCAGGTGATTGCATTCATCTACCGCTAGTTTTTTTAATACATGCGAAGGCAACAGCTCATTACGATCCTTAAGTTGAGCATCCAGTAAAATAACCATTTCGCACTGCTGCTCCTGACTATCAAGATTTTCCAGTGAGCAATACAACTCTTGACGAGCCTCCTGAAAATTATCCAGCACACAAAGCTCTTCACTGATCTGCATCCATTTGATCAAATGCTTGTTGACAAAATTGGCAATACTATCATCATCTATCAAAAGTATTTTTTTGACTTTTTTCATAGACTTGATGACAGGGCGAGGCTGTGTTTAATAGCTAACATTAGCATAAATTTTTTATTGCAATAATCCAGCAATATAGCATACTAAAACGATTGCTCTTTATTTTACAACAATAAACTACCCCAAAATAATCATTTTGGTAACACTATCTAGTTTGAGACACTTATGTTGGTTTTCTCATTTGGCTATTGCGACAGAAACTACTTACGGTCTGCTTATTTGTTCATTTGTTTAATTCTGTCCTTTGCTTTTACCAAAACTCTATCTACAACTCTGGGCATCACAAGATTAGCTACATAATTGAGTTTACCTAAAGTTGTAAGTACAGATTTGAACTTCCTCTTTCGTATGTTGCGCACTACAGACTTTGCTACCTCTTCCGGCGTCTGGGCATTTCGGTCATCTCTAGACTCTAAAGCCACCAATTTACCATCTTTTCCGATAACCCTTTTGCCTGCTTCATTTTTAGTGATTCCCACGTACACCAAACCTACATGAATATTGTATTCGGCCAGTTCTACCTTCAAAGATTCCGCGACAGAAGTTAGCGCCATTTTAGATGCACAATACATAATTGTCTCAGGTAAACCACGTATACCCGCCACGCTAGAAATAAATACAACACTGCCTTGGCTCTCTTTTAGGTAAGGTACAGCAAAACGTGTAGGATACATACAGCCCAGAAAATTAATGTTCATCATATCCTGAAATACCTGTGGGTCTAACTCTTCAAAGTAGCCTCTGGAAGACATACCAGCATTGTTCACAAGAATGTCTATTCTTTCAAAATGGCTCACGCTATCTTCAATGAGCCTCCGGCAGTCTTCAACTTTGCTTACGTCTGCAGGAATAGCTATTACCTCAAACCCGCTATTACTTAGTTCTTCGGCAGTCTGGTTTAGTTTGTCTACACTTCTACTATTCAGTACTATTTTTGCTCCCTGGCGAGCCAATAATATGGCTGTAGCTTTTCCTATCCCCCGGCTAGAGCCTGTAATTACTGCTACTTTACCTTCAAATTTGAGTTTTTTCATGAATTTCGTTTTACCTGCATCTCCGGATTATAGTATAATGCCAGATAGTCGTTACTTAATGATAGAATTACATGAATAACTACTGCCACCCAAATTGTTCCTGTGGTTAGGGTGATATAACAAATTAATAGACCGAAAGGTATAGCACCAATTGTTTCTGCCGGACCTTTAGGCAAGTGTACGGCAGAGTAGAGTGCCACATTAATGGCTATGGCAGGCCATATTCCCAGACTATCTACACAGGTAGTTAGCAGTATACCTCTGAAGAGCAATTCGTAAGCAAACAGGTAAGAGATAGTTGCCAGAGCATTAATTAAAATGAGTTTTGTGGTCCAGACCCTGGCTCTGATCATGGGGTACATAGCCAGATTCTGAGGACGCTTGGCCGCATTAATATTCAGTGGAAAGATGATACAGGAAAGCCCCAGAATCCAGAGCATGGAAGTGGCTGTGTTTTCAAAGTTTAAACCCAGTTCGGCTAGCGAATAGGGTAAAAACAAAAGACTGATAATGAGAGGAATAACTCCCAGAAATATAACACCAGTATATTTTTGAAACTGTACCCAAAGTACGGTAGCCTTATCTGAAGGGTATTTTTGATCAAAGGCTTTTTTGCGTTTTGGAGACTCGGCAGTAAACCAAAAAATTATAAACCCAATAATAGTTAGGCTGATAGATACAACTGCGGGTATATCTGAATCAGCCAACGAAAAGGAGATGTTATCCATAGCTGCTTAAAAGTATAAGCCGCAAAGATAAGAAGAGCCCAGTGAATTAGAAGAAAATTAGGTTTTAGGCGATGGTGTGTGACTGGTTTTCCATATTAATAGTATCCAGAAGAACATCCACTATATTGGTAGAGTTACGGTTATAACGACCCCGGTATTTCATCTGAATAACATTACCATTATTAGCATTATATACTATTCTACCAATAGGGTAATCATCAGGGTATTGATACAGCCGGATCTCAAGCACATGGTTATTTTCTCCATTACTATACAGGCATCTTTTTTTCCAGCTGATATCGCTATGTTGGTTAGTGATCAGGTTTAACAGCCCATTGATAGTTTCTTTCTCTATTGAATTTTCCATAATACTAACATATTGTTAATAACGTCATGAGTAAAATAGAAAATAATGAAAATTATTCAAACAAGATGGGCTTAAAATATTAATTATGAATAATAAAAAAAATAAGTAGTAGAAGAATAGCATAGGTCTCTGCCTGCTCCTGTCTTTAAGTTGAGCAGACAGATGTATATCTTCTTTATTTA
This window of the Porifericola rhodea genome carries:
- a CDS encoding SDR family oxidoreductase; translation: MKKLKFEGKVAVITGSSRGIGKATAILLARQGAKIVLNSRSVDKLNQTAEELSNSGFEVIAIPADVSKVEDCRRLIEDSVSHFERIDILVNNAGMSSRGYFEELDPQVFQDMMNINFLGCMYPTRFAVPYLKESQGSVVFISSVAGIRGLPETIMYCASKMALTSVAESLKVELAEYNIHVGLVYVGITKNEAGKRVIGKDGKLVALESRDDRNAQTPEEVAKSVVRNIRKRKFKSVLTTLGKLNYVANLVMPRVVDRVLVKAKDRIKQMNK
- a CDS encoding TonB-dependent receptor domain-containing protein; translated protein: MLTFIFSSLSRCIYPFMALMLCINVSQAQYDLSGKLVDQNQEAVPFANVLLLQAQDSSLVKGSITDSLGRYSIERIEEGNYLISAQMVGYNSYFSQPTYINKNTVLAQISMEESTTELSEVVVSAAKPLLEMTPNALVVNVDASPILKNGNALEVLKKSPGVVVDQDGNISVKGKSNVLVYMDGKPTYLSSSDLAQLLEGTSAENIEKVEIMDNPPARYDASGNAGIINIVRKKAADLGLNGNLSLGVGHGEYPKLNPGINLNYRTEKMNLYGNYNHYYSKRFQNNDIYRNVPVLNADNDTLITSFDQSSRMINWVSNNNLRAGADWYLTPKSTVGVLFSGSIGEWNGDAKSLTVISGYNQNNFDGLNAENRSGNNWENLTYNLNFKHEFNNKGQLSLDADYAVWDNSSFQRNDNFYYRNEGNTTENPLLVRTHMDTEIEIMAVKTDYSAKVLGDWGLEAGLKSSKVSTDNTLDFNHLVDEQLVNDTSRSNQFQYDETIHAAYLNLSKKFNDSWQMQAGLRGEYTSSLGYSVTLDSTAEREYFNLFPSASVSYKMSDSHNFSASYSRRIDRPNYGNLNPFEFFLDRFTFERGNPFLNPQYTNAYAFNYAYKSAVFLTLNYNQTIDAITEVLEQDEASQTTYQTNVNLDKRVNYSANIAAPLPVSQWWMLNLNLTGFYNIVESPFSEGEQIDKSQLSYMARAQNTFSLPGDVKLEVMGMYLSPQLWGVFEIGEQYQVDAGISKTFGKLKVQASLDDVFNMRKNKVNIVQGDIDTRVQNKWESRIFMLNLSYRFGNDKVKQARKRGTASDDLQQRAN
- a CDS encoding CPBP family intramembrane glutamic endopeptidase; this encodes MDNISFSLADSDIPAVVSISLTIIGFIIFWFTAESPKRKKAFDQKYPSDKATVLWVQFQKYTGVIFLGVIPLIISLLFLPYSLAELGLNFENTATSMLWILGLSCIIFPLNINAAKRPQNLAMYPMIRARVWTTKLILINALATISYLFAYELLFRGILLTTCVDSLGIWPAIAINVALYSAVHLPKGPAETIGAIPFGLLICYITLTTGTIWVAVVIHVILSLSNDYLALYYNPEMQVKRNS
- a CDS encoding sensor histidine kinase, which produces MINPTNKESHRLSTLQDYQIMDTLEERDFDDIAEIASQICGTPISLITLVDDKRQWFKSHHGLATTETPREHAFCAYAIEQAHEVMVVSDPLNDPRFRNNPLVTHDPHIRFYAGAPLLAPNGEALGTLCVIDRKPNALNENQLKALKALANQVMAQMELRKKIRQLEEINKDLNEYAYIVSHDLKSPLNTLLSIVELFKINYLSHFDERGGQMLGMMESRLTHLKNLIDGILHYSLLGRDKGGKNLLDLNIEIPQIVDNISTEEDINIRVQEYLPSLLINKASLEQIFQNLLTNAVKYNDKDKVEIDISCRPKGGAYWEFTVSDNGRGIEEKFIPQIFKPFRTKHTKDRYGNEGTGIGLATVKKLVNRNGGSIEVESEPGKGSKFIFTLRSSEGEGEL